From the genome of Xiphophorus hellerii strain 12219 chromosome 11, Xiphophorus_hellerii-4.1, whole genome shotgun sequence, one region includes:
- the LOC116728272 gene encoding acetyl-CoA carboxylase-like isoform X10 yields the protein MAEQDGAAKKNPAVGSLQSHFLVGSISEENSEDEVHGRVDGSLEDKEIRSLSPSSCSSDSTNEMGFDHIEGTMHNLRPSMSGLHLVKQGRDRRRIDLQRDFTVASPAEFVTRFGGTKVIEKVLIANNGIAAVKCMRSIRRWAYEMFRNERAIRFVVMVTPEDLKANAEYIKMADHYVPVPGGTNNNNYANVELILDIAKRIPVQAVWAGWGHASENPKLPELLHKHDIAFMGPPSQAMWALGDKIASSIVAQTAGIPTLPWSGTGLTVEWSESNQKKKIINVPNELYERGCIQDVEEGLKAAEKIGYPIMVKASEGGGGKGIRKVNCADDFPNLFRQVQAEVPGSPIFVMQLAKHARHLEVQILADQYGNAISLFGRDCSVQRRHQKIIEEAPATIATSDVFEDMEKCAVRLAKMVGYVSAGTVEYLYSQDGSFYFLELNPRLQVEHPCTEMVADVNLPAAQMQIAMGIPLHRIKDIRMLYGVQPWGDSPIDFESLSNTPCPRGHVIAARITSENPDEGFKPSSGTVQELNFRSNKNVWGYFSVAAAGGLHEFADSQFGHCFSWGENREEAISNMVVALKELSIRGDFRTTVEYLIKLLETESFQHNSIDTGWLDRLISEKMQAERPDTMLGIVSGALHVADVNLRNSVSNFLHSLERGQVLPAHTLQNTVDVELIYEGTKYVLKVTRQSPNSYVVIMNSSLAEVDVHRLSDGGLLLSYDGSSYTTYMKEEVDRYRITIGNKTCVFEKENDPSLLRSPSAGKLIQYSVEDGGHVFAGQCFAEIEVMKMVMTLTAAESGCIHYVKRVGAALEPGCVIAKLQLDDPSRVQQAELYTGMLPSTQAVALRGEKLHRVFHSTLDHLVHIMNGYCLPEPFFSAKLKEWVERLMKTMRDPSLPLLELQDIMTSVSGRIPPAVEKSIKKEMAQYASNITSVLCQFPSQQIANILDSHAATLNKKSEREVFFMNTQSIVQLVQKYRSGIRGHMKAVVMDLLRQYLKVEIQFQNGHYDKCVFTLREENKVDMVNVVNYIFSHAQVTKKNLLVTMLIDQLCGRDPTLTDELMTILTELTQLSKTTNAKVALRARQVLIASHLPSYELRHNQVESIFLSAIDMYGHQFCIENLQKLILSETSIFDVLPNFFYHSNQVVRMAALEVYVRRAYIAYELNSVQHRQLKDNTCVVEFQFMLPTSHPNRGNIPTLNRMSFSSNLNHYGMMHVASVSDVLLDTSFTPPCQRMGAMVSFRSFQEFTRNINDVLSCFSDSPPASPMFPDGGNPVLYGEEDTKSVQEEPIHILNVAIKTDSDIDDDGLAAMFREFTQSKKSLLFEHGIRRLTFLVAQKREFPKFFTFRARDKFEEDRIYRHLEPALAFQLELNRMRNFALTAIPCANHKMHLYLGAARVEVGTEVTDYRFFVRAIIRHSDLVTKEASFEYLHNEAERLLLEAMDELEVAFNNTTVRTDCNHIFLNFVPTVIMDPSKIEESVRSMVMRYGSRLWKLRVLQAELKINIRLTPTGKQIPIRLFLTNESGYYLDISLYKEVTDSRTGQIMFQAYGDKQGPLHGMLINTPYVTKDLLQSKRFQAQSLGTTYVYDFPEMFRQSLKKLWNSSQAYALLPECPPPPELLTFTELVLDAQGQLVQMNRLPGGNEIGMVAWRMTLRTPEYPAGREIIVISNDITHKIGSFGPQEDVLFLRASEMARESGIPRIYIAANSGARIGLAEEIRHMFHVAWQDPADPYKGFKYLYLTPQDYKKVSALNSVHCEHVEDEGESRYKITDIIGKEEGLGVENLRGSGMIAGESSLAYEEIITMNLVTCRAIGIGAYLVRLGQRTIQVDNSHIILTGAGALNKVLGREVYTSNNQLGGIQIMHNNGVTHSTVCDDFEGVFNLLQWLSYMPKCTSNPVPIISAKDPIDRLVEFVPTKTPYDPRWMLAGRPSQNPKGSWQSGFFDQGSFMEIMQPWAQSVVVGRARLGGIPTGVVAVETRTVELSIPADPANLDSEAKIIQQAGQVWFPDSAFKTAQAIKDLNREGLPLIVFSNWRGFSGGMKDMYDQVLKFGAYIVDGLREYKQPVLVYIPPHAELRGGSWVVIDPTINPRHMEMYADKDSRGGVLEPEGTVEIKFRKKDLVKTMRRVDPVYMGLAERLGTPELSPADRKELETKLKEREEFLLPIYHQVAVQFADLHDTPGRMQEKGVITDILEWQTSRQFFYWRLRRLLLEDTVKRKIQAANSELTDGQIQAMLRRWFVEAEGTVKAYLWDNNEEVVAWLERQLAEEEGARSVIDENIKYIRRDHLLKQIRSLVQANPEVAMDSIVHMTQHISATQRAEVVRILSTMEASTSS from the exons ATGGCAGAGCAGGACGGTGCCGCCAAGAAGAACCCGGCCGTCGGGTCCTTGCAGTCTCACTTCCTGGTGGGCTCCATATCGGAGGAGAACTCCGAGGATGAAGTCCACGGAAGGGTAGACGGGTCGCTGGAGGACAAGGAGATCAGATCGCTGTCACCGTCTTCCTGTAGCTCCGACAGCACAAATGAGATGGGTTTCGATCACATTGAAGGCACCATGCACAATTTAAG accaAGCATGTCAGGGCTCCACTTGGTGAAACAAGGCAGAGATCGCAGGCGGATTGATCTTCAACGGGACTTCACTGTCGCTTCACCTGCTGAATTTGTCACCCGCTTTGGTGGTACCAAGGTCATTGAAAAG GTGCTGATTGCCAACAACGGCATTGCTGCAGTCAAATGCATGCGCTCCATCCGCCGCTGGGCCTACGAGATGTTCCGCAATGAAAGGGCAATTCGGtttgttgtcatggtaaccCCAGAAGACCTGAAAGCCAATGCAG AATACATAAAAATGGCCGACCATTATGTGCCAGTACCTGGAggaaccaacaacaacaactatgCCAATGTCGAGCTCATTCTTGACATTGCAAAGCGTATACCTGTTCAG GCTGTGTGGGCAGGATGGGGTCATGCCTCAGAGAACCCAAAACTCCCAGAGCTTCTTCACAAGCATGACATTGCTTTCATGG GTCCTCCAAGTCAAGCTATGTGGGCTCTTGGAGACAAGATCGCCTCTTCCATTGTAGCTCAGACCGCCGGTATTCCAACTTTACCCTGGAGTGGAACAG GCCTGACAGTGGAATGGTCAGAAAGcaatcaaaagaagaaaatcatcaATGTACCTAACGAGTTGTATGAGCGCGGCTGCATCCAGGATGTAGAAGAGGGCCTCAAA GCTGCAGAGAAGATTGGCTATCCAATAATGGTGAAAGCCTCAGAGGGCGGTGGTGGAAAAGGTATCCGTAAAGTCAACTGCGCTGATGACTTCCCTAATCTCTTCAGACAG GTCCAGGCTGAAGTTCCAGGATCGCCTATCTTTGTCATGCAGCTAGCCAAGCACGCCCGTCACTTAGAGGTGCAGATTTTGGCGGATCAGTATGGAAATGCGATTTCCTTATTCGGCAGAGACTGTTCTGTGCAGCGCCGTCACCAGAAAATCATAGAGGAGGCTCCGGCCACCATTGCCACCTCGGATGTGTTTGAAGATATGGAAAAG TGCGCTGTGCGGCTGGCTAAGATGGTCGGTTACGTCAGCGCAGGAACTGTGGAGTACCTCTACAGCCAAGATGGCAGTTTCTACTTCTTGGAGCTCAACCCCCGTCTGCAGGTGGAACACCCCTGCACTGAGATGGTGGCTGATGTCAACTTGCCTGCCGCTCAAATGCAG attgcGATGGGTATTCCTCTTCATCGGATCAAAGACATCCGGATGCTCTATGGAGTCCAGCCTTGGGGAGACTCTCCTATTGACTTTGAGTCTCTGTCAAACACTCCGTGCCCACGGGGACACGTCATCGCGGCGCGCATCACCAGCGAAAACCCCGATGAG GGTTTCAAACCAAGCTCCGGGACAGTGCAGGAGCTGAACTTCCGGAGCAATAAGAACGTGTGGGGTTACTTCAGCGTCGCAGCAGCAGGAGGCCTGCACGAGTTTGCCGACTCCCAGTTTGGACACTGCTTCTCTTGGGGAGAGAATCGTGAAGAAGCTATCTC cAACATGGTGGTTGCTCTCAAGGAGCTGTCCATCAGAGGAGACTTTAGAACAACAGTGGAATACCTCATTAAGCTGCTGGAGACCGAGAGCTTTCAGCATAACAGCATCGATACGGGCTGGCTGGACCGACTCATTTCAGAGAAGATGCAG GCGGAGCGTCCTGATACCATGCTTGGCATTGTGAGCGGGGCTCTCCATGTGGCAGACGTCAATCTAAGGAACAGTGTTTCCAACTTTTTGCATTCTTTGGAAAG GGGCCAAGTGCTGCCAGCGCACACACTACAGAACACTGTGGACGTGGAGCTGATCTACGAAGGCACCAAGTATGTCCTGAAAGTGACACGGCAGTCTCCCAACTCGTACGTTGTGATCATGAACAGCTCTTTAGCGGAGGTGGACGTTCATCGTCTGAGTGATGGAGGTCTTTTGCTGTCTTACGATGGAAGCAGCTACACTACATACATGAAGGAAGAGGTGGATAG GTATCGGATTACGATTGGGAACAAGACTTGTGTTTTTGAGAAGGAGAACGATCCGTCGCTGCTGCGATCCCCCTCAGCAGGAAAACTCATTCAGTACTCAGTAGAGGATGGCGGACATGTGTTTGCGGGACAGTGCTTTGCAGAAATAGAG GTGATGAAAATGGTAATGACCCTCACTGCTGCAGAGTCGGGTTGTATTCATTATGTGAAGAGGGTCGGAGCAGCGTTGGAACCTGGCTGTGTCATCGCCAAACTGCAACTGGATGACCCAAGCAGAGTACAACAG GCGGAGCTCTACACAGGGATGCTTCCTTCAACCCAGGCCGTGGCTCTGAGAGGGGAGAAGCTGCACAGGGTCTTCCACAGCACTCTGGATCATCTCGTTCACATCATGAACGGGTACTGCCTTCCTGAGCCGTTCTTCAGCGCTAAA CTGAAAGAGTGGGTGGAAAGGCTCATGAAAACCATGCGTGACCCCTCCTTGCCTCTTCTTGAACTTCAAGACATCATGACCAGTGTTTCAGGCCGGATCCCTCCTGCTGTGGAGAAGTCCATTAAGAAGGAAATGGCTCAGTATGCCAGCAACATAACGTCTGTGCTGTGCCAGTTTCCCAGCCAGCAG ATTGCAAACATCCTGGACAGCCACGCTGCTACTCTCAACAAGAAATCAGAGAGAGAAGTGTTCTTCATGAACACTCAAAGCATCGTCCAGCTGGTGCAGAA GTATCGAAGTGGCATCCGAGGCCACATGAAGGCAGTGGTCATGGACTTGCTCAGACAGTACCTGAAAGTAGAGATCCAGTTCCAGAACG GACACTACGACAAGTGCGTGTTTACACTTCGTGAGGAAAACAAAGTTGACATGGTCAATGTTGTCAACTACATTTTCTCCCACGCACAAGTAACCAAGAAGAACCTGCTGGTGACTATGCTGATT GATCAGCTATGTGGTCGTGATCCCACTCTGACAGATGAACTGATGACCATTTTGACTGAGCTCACTCAGCTCAGCAAGACAACAAACGCCAAGGTGGCTCTGCGCGCTCGGCAG GTTCTGATAGCGTCCCACCTTCCCTCCTATGAGCTACGACACAACCAGGTGGAGTCCATTTTCCTATCTGCCATTGATATGTATGGGCACCAGTTCTGCATTGAGAACCTGCAG AAACTCATCCTTTCGGAAACGTCCATCTTTGATGTTCTGCCCAACTTCTTCTACCACAGTAATCAGGTGGTCAGGATGGCTGCCCTGGAG GTGTATGTCCGGAGAGCGTACATCGCCTATGAACTCAACAGCGTTCAGCATCGACAGCTGAAGGACAACACATGTGTGGTAGAGTTCCAGTTCATGCTTCCCACCTCACATCCTAACAG AGGGAACATTCCAACTCTCAACAG GATGTCCTTCTCATCCAACCTGAATCACTACGGCATGATGCATGTGGCCAGTGTAAGTGATGTCCTGCTGGACACGTCTTTTACACCACCCTGTCAACGTATGGGAGCCATGGTTTCTTTCCGCTCCTTCCAAGAGTTTACAAG GAACATTAATGATGTCCTGAGCTGCTTTTCTGACTCACCACCTGCAAGTCCTATGTTCCCTGATGGAGGCAACCCTGTCTTGTACGGTGAAGAGGACACCAAG AGTGTCCAGGAAGAGCCTATCCACATCCTGAACGTAGCGATAAAGACAGACAGCGACATCGACGACGATGGCCTGGCAGCCATGTTTCGGGAGTTCACTCAGTCAAAG aaatccTTGCTCTTTGAACACGGCATCCGAAGACTGACATTTCTAGTAGCTCAGAAG AGAGAATTCCCAAAATTCTTCACATTCCGGGCGAGAGATAAG TTTGAAGAAGACAGGATCTATCGACACCTGGAGCCGGCGTTGGCTTTCCAGTTGGAGCTCAACCGCATGCGCAATTTTGCACTGACCGCCATTCCCTGCGCCAACCACAAGATGCACCTGTACCTGGGCGCAGCCCGTGTGGAGGTGGGCACAGAGGTTACCGACTATCGATTCTTTGTCCGAGCAATCATCCGCCATTCCGATCTGGTCACAAAG GAAGCTTCCTTTGAATACCTTCACAATGAAGCAGAGCGTCTTCTGCTGGAAGCCATGGATGAACTGGAGGTGGCTTTCAACAACACAACTGTGAGGACAGACTGTAACCACATCTTCCTCAACTTTGTCCCTACAGTCATCATGGACCCATCAAAG ATCGAGGAGTCTGTGCGCTCCATGGTGATGCGCTATGGCAGCCGTCTGTGGAAGCTTCGCGTCCTGCAAGCTGAACTAAAAATCAACATCCGCCTGACTCCGACGGGAAAGCAAATTCCTATCCGGCTCTTCCTAACTAATGAGTCAGGCTACTACCTGGATATCAGTCTGTACAAGGAGGTCACCGACTCCCGAACGGGACAG ATTATGTTCCAGGCATATGGTGACAAACAAGGCCCCTTGCATGGCATGCTAATCAATACGCCTTACGTGACCAAGGACCTGTTACAGTCCAAGCGCTTCCAGGCTCAATCTTTGGGCACCACATATGTCTACGACTTTCCTGAAATGTTCAGACAG TCTTTGAAAAAGCTGTGGAACTCTAGTCAGGCCTATGCTTTGCTTCCTGAATGCCCGCCTCCTCCTGAGCTCCTCACCTTCACCGAGCTGGTTCTGGATGCACAGGGTCAGCTGGTGCAGATGAACAGACTCCCAGGAGGAAATGAG ATTGGCATGGTGGCGTGGCGGATGACTCTGCGAACCCCCGAGTATCCAGCAGGACGTGAGATCATAGTCATAAGCAATGATATCACTCACAAGATAGGCTCATTTGGACCTCAGGAGGACGTTCTGTTTCTACGAGCTTCCGAGATGGCGAGGGAGAGCGGCATCCCTCGCATCTACATCGCAGCAAACAGCGGCGCCCGCATCGGCCTGGCGGAGGAGATCCGACACATGTTCCATGTGGCCTGGCAGGATCCAGCTGATCCATACAAG GGTTTCAAGTATCTGTACCTCACACCTCAGGACTACAAAAAGGTCTCAGCTCTTAACTCTGTACATTGTGAACATGTGGAAGACGAAGGAGAATCGAg GTACAAGATCACTGACATTATTGGAAAGGAGGAGGGGCTTGGTGTGGAGAACCTGAGGGGATCTGGAATGATTGCTGGAGAATCTTCTTTAGCTTATGAAGAGATCATCACCATGAATCTG GTCACATGTCGAGCCATCGGCATCGGAGCCTATCTGGTGAGGCTTGGACAGAGAACTATCCAGGTGGACAACTCTCACATCATCCTCACTGGAGCTGGGGCGCTCAACAAG gTGCTAGGCAGAGAGGTGTACACCTCCAACAACCAACTGGGCGGAATTCAGATCATGCACAACAACGGTGTGACCCACAGTACTGTCTGCGATGACTTTGAGGGAGTCTTTAACTTGTTGCAGTGGCTGTCCTACATGCCCAAG TGCACATCCAATCCAGTACCCATCATCAGTGCAAAGGATCCCATAGATCGTCTGGTGGAGTTTGTGCCGACCAAGACACCTTATGATCCTCGCTGGATGCTGGCAGGACGTCCTAGTCAAA ATCCAAAGGGTTCGTGGCAGAGTGGATTCTTTGACCAAGGCTCCTTCATGGAGATCATGCAGCCATGGGCTCAGAGTGTGGTGGTGGGCAGAGCCAG gTTGGGAGGGATACCTACTGGTGTTGTTGCTGTGGAAACCAGGACAGTGGAGCTGTCAATCCCAGCTGATCCAGCCAATTTGGACTCTGAGGCAAAG ATTATCCAGCAGGCGGGACAGGTGTGGTTTCCAGATTCTGCTTTTAAAACAGCACAAGCCATCAAGGATCTGAACCGAGAGGGTTTACCTCTCATTGTGTTTTCCAACTGGAGAGGCTTTTCTGGGGGAATGAAAG ACATGTACGACCAGGTGTTGAAGTTTGGAGCCTACATCGTGGACGGACTGAGGGAGTACAAGCAGCCTGTTCTAGTTTACATCCCCCCTCATGCGGAGCTGAGAGGAGGCTCCTGGGTGGTCATAGACCCCACCATAAACCCCCGTCACATGGAAATGTATGCCGACAAGGACAGCAG AGGTGGCGTGTTGGAGCCTGAAGGAACAGTGGAGATCAAGTTCAGAAAGAAGGACCTGGTGAAAACCATGAGGAGAGTAGATCCGGTCTACATGGGCTTGGCCGAGAGGCTTG GAACTCCAGAGCTGAGCCCCGCTGACCGCAAAGAGCTGGAGACCAAACTGAAGGAGCGAGAGGAGTTCCTGCTGCCCATCTACCATCAGGTGGCTGTGCAGTTCGCTGACCTCCACGACACGCCGGGCCGCATGCAGGAGAAGGGCGTGATCACG GATATCCTGGAATGGCAAACTTCCCGTCAGTTCTTCTACTGGCGTCTGAGGCGCCTGCTGCTTGAGGACACAGTAAAGAGGAAAATCCAGGCGGCCAACAGTGAGCTGACAGACGGCCAGATTCAGGCGATGCTGCGGCGCTGGTTTGTGGAGGCAGAGGGGACTGTGAAG gCGTATCTGTGGGACAACAATGAAGAAGTGGTGGCCTGGCTGGAGAGGCAGCTAGCGGAAGAAGAGGGCGCCAGGTCCGTCATCGACGAGAACATCAAGTACATCCGGCGGGATCACCTCCTCAAGCAGATTCGCAG cctCGTGCAAGCCAATCCAGAGGTGGCTATGGACTCTATCGTGCACATGACCCAGCACATCTCCGCCACGCAGAGAGCTGAGGTTGTGCGGATCCTGTCCACCATGGAGGCGTCTACCTCGTCCTAA